One Mesorhizobium loti genomic window carries:
- a CDS encoding 2-keto-4-pentenoate hydratase, whose protein sequence is MTPEQVEDAANRLFEAERSRRQIRLLSLDYPQATMEDAYRVQAALVKRKTDAGLKPKGWKIGLTSKAMQYALAIDTPDSGVLFDDMFFNDGATIPAGRFIQPRVEAEIAFVMKAPLKGPGVTIFDVLNATDYITPALEILDTRIERVNAETKKPRTFFDTISDNAANAGIVIGGRPQRPDEADMRWIGAIISRNAEVEETGLGAGVLNHPAMGIAWLADRLARYGLSIAAGEVVLSGSFVRPVEARPGDTIVADFGTSGTVSIHFAKS, encoded by the coding sequence ATGACCCCGGAGCAAGTGGAAGACGCCGCCAATCGGCTGTTCGAGGCCGAACGTTCGCGCAGGCAGATCCGGCTGCTCAGCCTCGATTACCCGCAAGCGACCATGGAGGACGCCTACCGCGTCCAGGCGGCTCTGGTGAAACGCAAGACCGATGCCGGGCTGAAGCCGAAGGGCTGGAAGATCGGCCTGACCTCCAAGGCGATGCAATATGCGCTCGCCATCGACACGCCGGATTCGGGTGTGCTGTTCGACGACATGTTCTTCAACGATGGCGCGACCATTCCTGCCGGCCGTTTCATCCAGCCGCGCGTCGAGGCCGAGATCGCCTTCGTCATGAAAGCGCCGCTCAAAGGGCCAGGCGTCACCATCTTCGACGTGCTTAACGCCACCGACTACATCACGCCGGCGCTGGAAATCCTCGACACGCGCATCGAGCGCGTCAATGCCGAGACCAAGAAGCCGCGCACCTTCTTCGACACGATCTCCGACAATGCCGCCAATGCCGGCATCGTCATCGGCGGCCGGCCGCAGCGGCCCGATGAAGCCGACATGCGCTGGATCGGCGCCATCATCTCGCGCAATGCCGAGGTCGAGGAGACGGGCCTCGGCGCCGGCGTGCTCAACCATCCGGCGATGGGCATCGCCTGGCTGGCCGATCGGCTCGCCCGCTACGGCCTATCGATCGCCGCCGGCGAGGTTGTGTTGTCGGGATCGTTCGTGCGCCCGGTCGAGGCGCGACCCGGTGACACGATCGTTGCCGATTTCGGCACTTCCGGCACGGTCAGCATCCATTTCGCCAAGAGCTGA
- a CDS encoding fumarylacetoacetate hydrolase, translating to MNRLATFTINGKTHYGAVSDKGVIDLSARHSQWPTLREVIEVGALRRLAEEAEAFVADFPLDAIAYDIPIPSPEKIICVGVNYPDRNEEYKDGQAAPSNPSLFIRFPRSFVGHGAALVRPPESPQLDYEGEIVIVIGRGGRRIAETDALGHIAALSLCNEGTIRDWVRHAKFNVTQGKNFDRTGSIGPWLVPFTDEAQIADISLSTRVNGELRQQDRTSRMIFSFRKIINYVSTFTTLVPGDMIVTGTPTGAGARFEPPIWLKPGDVIEVEADGIGVLSNGVVDEAAS from the coding sequence ATGAACCGGCTCGCCACCTTCACCATCAACGGCAAGACCCACTATGGCGCGGTCAGCGACAAGGGTGTCATCGACCTGTCGGCTCGCCACAGCCAGTGGCCGACATTGCGCGAAGTGATCGAGGTCGGCGCCTTGCGGCGGCTGGCGGAAGAGGCCGAGGCCTTTGTCGCCGATTTCCCGCTCGATGCCATCGCCTACGACATCCCGATCCCGTCGCCGGAAAAGATCATCTGCGTCGGCGTCAACTATCCCGACCGCAACGAGGAGTACAAGGACGGCCAGGCGGCCCCCTCGAATCCGTCGCTGTTCATCCGCTTCCCCCGCTCCTTCGTCGGCCATGGCGCTGCGCTGGTGCGGCCGCCGGAATCACCGCAGCTCGACTATGAAGGCGAGATCGTCATCGTCATCGGCAGGGGTGGCCGGCGCATCGCCGAGACCGACGCGCTCGGCCACATCGCGGCACTCTCGCTGTGCAATGAGGGCACCATCCGCGACTGGGTGCGGCACGCCAAGTTCAACGTCACGCAAGGCAAGAATTTCGACCGCACCGGCTCGATCGGCCCATGGCTGGTGCCGTTCACGGACGAGGCACAGATCGCCGACATTTCGCTCTCCACCCGGGTCAATGGCGAGCTGCGCCAGCAGGATCGCACCAGCCGGATGATCTTTTCCTTTCGCAAGATCATCAACTACGTCTCAACCTTCACCACGCTGGTGCCGGGCGATATGATCGTCACCGGCACGCCGACCGGCGCCGGCGCCCGCTTCGAGCCGCCGATCTGGCTGAAGCCGGGCGACGTCATCGAGGTCGAGGCCGATGGTATCGGTGTGCTCAGTAACGGCGTCGTCGACGAGGCAGCTTCATGA
- a CDS encoding 3,4-dihydroxyphenylacetate 2,3-dioxygenase, translating to MPLPKPNLYPAFNIVRLSHVELAVTDLAKSRAFYVDTLGLQVTDETSGAIYLRAMEERGHHCIVLRKATTPEARDLGFKVFSDEDLDKAEHFFEAKGLPVEWVERPYQSRTFRTRDPHGIPLEFYAQMERLPPIHQKYALYKGVKPLRIDHFNCFSPNVDESVAFYNELGFRVTEYTEDASSGKLWAAWTHRKGGVHDIAFTNGVGPRLHHVAFWVPTPLNIIDLLDLMATTGWLPNIERGPGRHGISNAFFLYIRDPDNHRIEIYCSDYQTVDPDLEPIKWDLKDPQRQTLWGAPAPKSWFEEGSTFAGTTARQPDLTASPIIAP from the coding sequence ATGCCTTTGCCCAAACCCAACCTCTATCCCGCCTTCAACATCGTGCGCCTCAGCCATGTCGAACTGGCGGTGACCGACCTTGCCAAATCGCGCGCCTTCTATGTCGACACGCTCGGCCTGCAGGTCACCGACGAGACATCGGGCGCCATCTACCTCAGAGCCATGGAGGAGCGTGGCCATCACTGCATCGTGCTGCGCAAGGCGACGACGCCGGAAGCGCGCGACCTCGGCTTCAAGGTTTTTTCAGACGAGGATCTCGACAAGGCCGAGCATTTCTTCGAGGCCAAGGGCCTGCCGGTGGAATGGGTCGAGCGGCCCTACCAGTCGCGCACTTTCCGCACCCGGGATCCGCACGGCATTCCATTGGAATTCTATGCGCAGATGGAAAGGCTGCCGCCGATCCATCAGAAATACGCGCTCTACAAGGGCGTGAAGCCGCTGCGCATCGACCACTTCAACTGCTTCTCGCCCAATGTCGACGAGTCCGTCGCCTTCTACAACGAGCTTGGCTTCCGCGTGACCGAATACACCGAGGATGCCTCGAGCGGAAAGCTGTGGGCGGCCTGGACGCACCGCAAGGGCGGCGTGCATGACATCGCCTTTACCAACGGCGTCGGGCCGCGCCTGCACCACGTCGCCTTCTGGGTGCCGACGCCGCTCAACATCATCGACCTGCTCGATTTGATGGCCACGACCGGCTGGCTGCCGAACATCGAACGCGGCCCCGGCCGGCACGGCATTTCCAACGCCTTCTTCCTCTATATCAGAGACCCGGACAACCATCGCATCGAGATCTACTGCTCGGATTACCAGACGGTCGATCCGGACCTCGAGCCGATCAAATGGGACCTCAAGGACCCGCAGCGGCAGACGCTGTGGGGCGCGCCGGCGCCGAAAAGCTGGTTCGAGGAAGGCAGCACCTTTGCGGGTACCACCGCACGCCAGCCGGATCTGACGGCATCGCCGATCATTGCGCCGTGA
- a CDS encoding 5-carboxy-2-hydroxymuconate semi aldehyde dehydrogenase has product MSDLEGNLKKAEAYLARFKKDGVLNQIGGEAVPAADGSTFETLSPVDLKPLAKVARGNATDIDRAAKAAKAAFPAWAAMPGEARKKLLHKIADAIEARAEEIAFVECMDTGQALKFMAKAALRGAENFRFFADRAPEARDGETLRTTGQINLTTRVPIGPVGIITPWNTPFMLSTWKIAPALAAGCTIVHKPAEFSPLSARLLVEIAEEAGLPKGVWNLVNGLGEHAGKALTEHPDIKAIGFVGESRTGSMIMKQGADTLKRVHFELGGKNPVIVFADADLERAADAAVFMIYSLNGERCTSSSRLLVEASVYDQFTDLVAEKAKRITIGHPLDPKTVVGPLIHPVHEEKVLSYIEIGRSEGAVVAAGGGKFAGPGGGCYVSPTLFTGATNRMRIAQEEIFGPVLTAIAFKDEAEALALANDTQYGLTGYLWTSDVTRAFRFTDALEAGMIWVNSENVRHLPTPFGGVKNSGIGRDGGDHSFDFYMETKNVAFATTAHAIQKLGG; this is encoded by the coding sequence ATGTCCGATCTCGAAGGCAATCTGAAAAAGGCCGAGGCGTATCTCGCCCGCTTCAAGAAAGACGGCGTGCTGAACCAGATCGGTGGCGAGGCGGTGCCGGCCGCCGACGGCTCGACTTTCGAGACGCTGTCGCCGGTCGATCTGAAGCCGCTGGCCAAGGTCGCACGCGGCAACGCAACCGACATCGACCGTGCCGCCAAGGCGGCGAAGGCGGCATTCCCGGCCTGGGCCGCCATGCCGGGCGAAGCGCGCAAGAAGCTGCTGCACAAAATAGCAGACGCGATCGAGGCGCGTGCCGAGGAGATCGCCTTCGTCGAATGTATGGACACCGGCCAGGCGCTGAAATTCATGGCCAAGGCGGCGTTGCGCGGTGCGGAAAATTTCCGCTTCTTCGCCGACCGAGCACCGGAAGCGCGCGATGGCGAGACGCTGCGAACCACGGGGCAGATCAACCTGACTACGCGGGTGCCGATCGGCCCGGTCGGCATTATCACGCCGTGGAACACGCCGTTCATGCTGTCGACCTGGAAGATCGCCCCGGCGCTGGCCGCCGGCTGCACCATCGTCCATAAGCCGGCTGAATTTTCGCCGCTGAGCGCCCGCTTGCTGGTCGAGATCGCCGAGGAAGCCGGCCTGCCGAAAGGTGTCTGGAACCTGGTCAACGGCCTCGGCGAGCATGCCGGCAAGGCGCTGACCGAGCACCCCGACATCAAGGCGATCGGCTTTGTCGGCGAGAGCCGCACCGGCTCGATGATCATGAAACAGGGCGCCGACACGCTGAAGCGCGTGCATTTCGAGCTCGGCGGCAAGAACCCGGTGATCGTCTTCGCCGATGCCGACCTCGAACGCGCCGCGGATGCGGCGGTGTTCATGATCTACTCGCTGAATGGCGAACGCTGCACTTCGTCGTCACGGCTTCTCGTTGAAGCCTCGGTCTACGACCAGTTCACCGATCTGGTGGCGGAGAAGGCAAAGCGCATCACAATAGGCCATCCGCTCGACCCGAAAACCGTGGTCGGGCCGCTGATCCATCCGGTGCATGAGGAAAAGGTGCTGTCCTATATCGAGATCGGCAGATCGGAGGGCGCGGTGGTTGCCGCCGGCGGCGGCAAGTTCGCGGGCCCGGGTGGCGGCTGCTATGTCAGCCCGACGCTGTTCACCGGCGCCACCAACAGGATGCGCATCGCCCAGGAGGAGATTTTCGGGCCGGTGCTGACCGCGATTGCCTTCAAGGACGAGGCTGAGGCGCTGGCGCTCGCCAACGACACGCAATACGGCCTGACCGGCTATCTCTGGACCTCCGATGTGACCCGCGCCTTCCGCTTCACCGATGCACTCGAGGCCGGCATGATCTGGGTCAATTCGGAAAATGTGCGGCATCTGCCCACGCCGTTCGGCGGCGTCAAGAATTCCGGCATCGGCCGCGATGGCGGCGACCATTCCTTCGACTTCTACATGGAGACGAAGAACGTAGCCTTCGCGACGACGGCGCACGCGATCCAGAAACTCGGCGGCTGA
- a CDS encoding 5-carboxymethyl-2-hydroxymuconatedelta-isomerase yields the protein MPHFSIEYSANLDAKLDMGELCALVLRTVLDTGLFETGAVRVRAFRAEAYAIADRMPENAFLDMSFRIGTGRSAEDKKRTGEAVFAAVSQYLATLFETPHFALSLEIREIDPVLSWKKNAIHPRLRGK from the coding sequence GTGCCTCACTTCTCCATCGAGTATTCGGCCAATCTCGATGCCAAGCTCGACATGGGCGAATTGTGCGCGCTGGTGCTGCGCACGGTGCTCGACACCGGGCTGTTCGAGACCGGCGCGGTGCGGGTGCGAGCCTTTCGCGCCGAGGCCTACGCCATTGCCGACAGAATGCCGGAAAACGCCTTTCTTGATATGTCGTTTCGCATCGGCACCGGCCGCAGCGCCGAGGACAAGAAGCGGACCGGCGAGGCCGTGTTTGCGGCGGTGAGCCAATATCTGGCCACGCTGTTCGAGACCCCGCATTTCGCTTTGTCGCTGGAGATCCGGGAAATCGACCCAGTGCTGAGCTGGAAGAAGAATGCAATCCACCCGCGGCTGCGCGGCAAGTGA
- a CDS encoding MarR family transcriptional regulator: MLPENTRRSLPMALLHAREVVMARFRPMLAAHDVTEQQWRVLRVLSEAGSVEATELADRASVLPPSLTRIIKALEGRKFITRNKAEGDGRRVVLTIAPAGSALIDALSPERRVIYDDIERRFGHERLEQLLDLLETLIDGES, encoded by the coding sequence TTGCTGCCCGAGAACACCCGCCGCTCCTTGCCAATGGCGCTGCTTCACGCCCGCGAAGTGGTGATGGCGCGGTTTCGCCCGATGCTCGCCGCGCATGACGTGACCGAACAGCAATGGCGCGTGCTGCGCGTGCTGAGCGAAGCCGGCTCGGTCGAGGCGACGGAACTGGCCGATCGCGCCTCGGTGCTGCCGCCCAGCCTGACGCGTATCATCAAGGCGCTCGAAGGCCGAAAATTCATCACCCGCAACAAGGCGGAAGGCGACGGCCGCCGCGTCGTCCTGACCATCGCCCCGGCCGGTTCCGCCCTGATCGACGCCCTGTCGCCCGAACGCCGCGTCATCTACGACGACATCGAGCGCCGCTTCGGTCACGAGCGGCTGGAGCAGCTGCTCGACCTGCTGGAGACGCTGATCGACGGCGAGAGCTGA
- a CDS encoding flavin reductase domain-containing protein, translating into MATQISKTDFRDAMARVCAPVNIVTTDGPAGRGGFTATAMCSVSDEPPTLLVCMNGRSTQAAMFLANRRFCVNVLTHDHMHLAGKFAGATRDMEARYSAARWQTLTSGTPALSDAIVNFDCEIEDVHIVGTHNVMIGRVIDVRHGSGGSALLYVDRNYTQPTRLGSFGG; encoded by the coding sequence ATGGCCACGCAGATTTCGAAAACCGATTTCCGCGACGCCATGGCAAGGGTCTGCGCACCGGTCAACATCGTCACGACCGACGGCCCGGCTGGGCGCGGCGGCTTCACCGCCACCGCCATGTGCAGCGTCTCCGACGAGCCGCCGACGCTGCTGGTCTGCATGAACGGGCGTTCGACGCAGGCCGCCATGTTCCTCGCTAACCGGCGCTTCTGCGTCAACGTGCTGACGCATGACCACATGCATCTGGCGGGAAAGTTCGCCGGCGCGACCCGGGACATGGAGGCGCGCTATTCAGCGGCGCGCTGGCAGACGCTGACCTCAGGCACGCCGGCACTGTCGGACGCGATCGTCAATTTCGACTGCGAGATCGAGGACGTGCATATCGTCGGCACGCACAATGTCATGATCGGCCGCGTCATCGATGTGCGCCACGGCAGCGGCGGCTCGGCGCTGCTCTATGTCGATCGCAATTATACGCAGCCGACTCGGCTGGGGAGTTTTGGTGGGTGA
- a CDS encoding 4-hydroxyphenylacetate 3-hydroxylase, with product MLSEDFRADKARPFTGAEYLESLRDGREVYINGERVANVTTHPAMRNSVRSLARLYDALHDPKRRDMLTSATDTGSGGYTHKYFRVAKSSGELAAQQTAIAEWSRMSYGWMGRTPDYKAALMNTLGANADWYGPFKDNALAWHSRAQEAVLFMNHAIVNPPIDRHKPAEQVKDVFVHITKETDAGIYVSGAKVVATSSALTHYNFLAQGSATVTEDPSLSVMFIVPMNAPGIKMFCRVSYEQTANTVAAPFDYPLSSRFDENDAILVLDNVFIPWEDVLVLRDAQKILSFHPASGFMHGYCFQGCTRFAVKLDFLAGLLAKALRATGGDAFRGNQAALGEVIALRHMFWSFSNAMAYNPIPWANGAVLPNLDAALAYRTFMSEAYPRVIDTVRRVIASGLIYLPSSVRDFNNPEIDKYLAQYVRGSNDMGHIERIKIMKLLWDATGTEFGGRHALYELNYAGAPEEVRLQVLKGAERGGRLKAMEELVDTCMADYDEHGWTGDTWLNPLASAAE from the coding sequence ATGCTGTCAGAAGATTTTCGTGCGGACAAAGCGCGCCCGTTCACCGGCGCCGAGTATCTGGAGAGCCTGCGCGACGGCCGCGAGGTCTATATCAACGGCGAGCGCGTCGCCAACGTCACCACGCACCCGGCGATGCGCAATTCCGTGCGATCGCTGGCACGGCTCTACGATGCGCTGCATGATCCGAAGCGGCGCGACATGCTGACCTCGGCCACCGACACCGGTTCGGGCGGCTACACGCATAAATATTTCCGCGTCGCCAAATCCTCGGGCGAACTCGCCGCCCAGCAGACGGCGATCGCCGAGTGGTCGCGCATGTCCTATGGCTGGATGGGGCGCACGCCCGACTACAAGGCGGCGCTGATGAACACGCTCGGCGCCAATGCCGACTGGTACGGGCCGTTCAAGGACAATGCGCTTGCCTGGCACAGCAGAGCCCAGGAAGCCGTGCTGTTCATGAACCATGCCATCGTCAACCCGCCGATCGATCGCCACAAGCCGGCCGAACAGGTAAAGGATGTCTTCGTCCACATCACCAAGGAGACGGATGCCGGGATTTATGTTTCCGGCGCCAAGGTGGTGGCGACGTCGTCGGCGCTGACGCACTACAATTTCCTGGCGCAGGGCTCGGCGACGGTCACAGAGGATCCGTCGCTGTCGGTGATGTTCATCGTGCCGATGAACGCGCCGGGGATAAAGATGTTCTGCCGCGTCTCCTACGAGCAGACGGCCAACACGGTGGCCGCACCGTTCGACTATCCGCTGTCGTCGCGCTTCGACGAGAACGACGCCATCCTGGTGCTCGACAATGTCTTCATCCCCTGGGAGGACGTGCTGGTGCTGCGCGACGCGCAAAAAATCCTGTCGTTCCATCCGGCGTCCGGCTTCATGCACGGCTACTGCTTCCAGGGTTGCACGCGTTTTGCCGTCAAGCTCGACTTCCTTGCCGGCCTGCTGGCGAAGGCGCTCAGGGCCACTGGCGGCGACGCCTTCCGCGGCAACCAGGCGGCACTCGGCGAAGTGATCGCGCTCAGGCACATGTTCTGGAGCTTTTCCAATGCCATGGCCTACAATCCGATCCCGTGGGCGAATGGCGCGGTGCTGCCCAATCTCGACGCCGCACTCGCCTACCGGACCTTCATGTCGGAAGCCTATCCGCGCGTCATCGACACGGTGCGCCGAGTGATCGCCTCGGGGCTGATTTACCTGCCGTCCTCGGTGCGCGACTTCAACAATCCCGAGATCGACAAATATCTGGCGCAATATGTGCGCGGCTCCAACGATATGGGCCACATCGAGCGCATCAAGATCATGAAGCTGCTGTGGGACGCGACCGGCACCGAGTTCGGCGGCCGTCACGCGCTTTACGAGCTCAACTATGCCGGTGCGCCGGAAGAGGTGCGGCTGCAGGTGCTGAAGGGCGCCGAACGCGGCGGGCGGCTGAAGGCGATGGAGGAACTCGTCGACACTTGCATGGCCGACTATGACGAGCATGGCTGGACAGGTGATACCTGGCTCAATCCACTTGCTTCGGCGGCTGAGTAA
- a CDS encoding AraC family transcriptional regulator produces MSQSSIPDFFVYGEPVRPLDIGFLHVETVLARSNIHLGQVAAHKHPQMGQITYWTSGSGTYRIEDRSWDFSAPAVSFVPSNVVHGFSIGPGTDAIVVSVADDALAAIAGHSLLPLDRPVFTDGLPDRAAWKRLATVLDMIAAEYVEARAGNDKILLSLIAVALSHIARLAPATVAAAPSSDASLATGLRRLVDAHFRDNWPVDRYVEALATTPHLLDKAARAVLGSGVKRVVSERRLLEAKRLLLFTVRTVEDIAYEIGFDDPAYFSRFFRERIGEAPAAWRRKQLQRH; encoded by the coding sequence ATGAGCCAGAGCTCCATTCCCGATTTCTTCGTCTACGGCGAGCCGGTGCGGCCGCTCGATATCGGCTTCCTGCATGTCGAGACAGTGCTTGCCCGCAGCAATATCCACCTCGGTCAGGTCGCGGCGCACAAGCATCCGCAGATGGGCCAGATCACCTACTGGACCAGCGGCTCCGGCACATACCGCATCGAGGACCGGTCCTGGGACTTTTCGGCGCCGGCCGTCAGCTTCGTGCCGAGCAATGTCGTCCATGGCTTCTCGATCGGCCCAGGCACCGACGCCATCGTCGTCTCGGTCGCCGACGATGCGCTGGCCGCGATTGCCGGCCACAGCCTGCTGCCCCTGGACCGGCCGGTCTTCACCGACGGCCTTCCGGACCGGGCCGCGTGGAAGCGGTTGGCGACGGTGCTGGACATGATCGCCGCCGAATACGTCGAGGCGCGGGCCGGCAACGACAAGATCCTGCTGTCGCTGATCGCTGTCGCGCTCTCCCACATCGCACGTCTCGCGCCAGCGACTGTCGCCGCGGCGCCGTCTTCCGATGCGTCGCTGGCGACAGGCTTGCGCCGCCTCGTCGATGCGCATTTCCGCGACAACTGGCCGGTCGACCGTTACGTCGAAGCGCTCGCCACGACGCCGCATCTGCTCGACAAGGCAGCCCGCGCGGTGCTGGGCAGCGGCGTCAAGCGCGTCGTCAGCGAGCGCCGGCTGCTGGAGGCCAAGCGGCTGCTGCTGTTCACCGTGCGTACGGTCGAGGACATCGCCTACGAGATCGGTTTTGATGATCCCGCCTATTTCTCACGCTTCTTTCGCGAACGGATAGGCGAGGCCCCCGCCGCCTGGCGGCGGAAGCAGTTGCAAAGGCACTGA
- a CDS encoding RNA-splicing ligase RtcB, with the protein MTEILSGQDLIDAGMPQGKWFGKALAAANAVLENGGSPGDALEAARAFAPPPAMKLQSAAATPLHLNIEAETPDEAANVEAVMRSMVELMRTPVIRAGAIMPDACPAGPSGTIPVGGVAVSEAIHPGMHSADICCSMAISVFPGVAPAALLDAVHGVTHFGPGGRPRGQQIRPGKEVFERFEANPLLRDLTSAAIEHFGTQGDGNHFAYVGTLKSSGETALVTHHGSRSPGARLYSKGMKIAEGVRKTLSPETLPQNAWIPADTREGDDYWEALQTIREWTKGNHMLIHDLAAEKLAAKVSDRFWNEHNFVFRRSDGLFYHGKGATPAFDNWADDATDLTLIPLNMVEPVLIVRGKNAAHGLGFSPHGAGRNFSRTQHRRMQAGRSDADIFTEETKGIDARFFSGVTDISELPSAYKNATSMRRQIEHFGLAEIVDEVLPYGCIMAGDWEANAPWRKKREARQQQGR; encoded by the coding sequence ATGACCGAGATTTTGAGTGGACAGGATTTGATCGACGCCGGCATGCCGCAGGGCAAGTGGTTCGGCAAGGCGCTCGCCGCCGCCAATGCGGTGCTGGAGAACGGCGGATCGCCGGGCGATGCGCTGGAGGCCGCGCGTGCCTTCGCGCCGCCGCCGGCGATGAAGCTGCAGTCGGCTGCCGCCACGCCGCTGCATCTGAACATCGAGGCGGAAACGCCTGACGAGGCCGCCAATGTCGAAGCGGTGATGCGCTCGATGGTCGAGCTGATGCGCACGCCGGTGATCCGCGCCGGCGCCATCATGCCGGATGCCTGCCCGGCCGGTCCGTCGGGCACGATTCCGGTCGGCGGCGTTGCGGTGTCGGAGGCGATCCATCCCGGCATGCATTCGGCCGACATCTGCTGCTCGATGGCGATCTCGGTGTTTCCCGGCGTGGCGCCGGCGGCACTACTCGATGCCGTGCATGGGGTCACCCATTTCGGACCGGGCGGGCGTCCGCGCGGCCAGCAGATCCGGCCGGGCAAAGAGGTCTTCGAGCGTTTCGAGGCCAACCCCTTGCTGCGTGATCTGACCAGTGCGGCGATCGAGCATTTCGGCACGCAGGGCGACGGCAACCATTTCGCCTATGTCGGCACGCTGAAGTCGAGCGGCGAGACGGCGCTGGTCACACACCATGGCTCGCGCTCGCCGGGAGCGCGGCTCTACAGCAAAGGCATGAAGATCGCCGAGGGCGTCCGCAAGACGCTGTCGCCGGAGACCTTGCCGCAGAACGCCTGGATTCCGGCCGACACGCGGGAAGGCGATGACTATTGGGAGGCCCTGCAGACGATCCGCGAATGGACCAAGGGCAATCATATGCTCATCCACGATCTGGCGGCCGAAAAGCTGGCGGCGAAGGTGTCGGACCGGTTCTGGAACGAGCACAACTTCGTCTTCCGCCGGTCGGACGGGCTGTTCTACCACGGCAAGGGCGCCACGCCGGCCTTCGACAACTGGGCCGACGACGCGACCGATCTGACGCTGATCCCGCTCAACATGGTGGAACCGGTGCTGATCGTGCGCGGCAAGAACGCGGCGCATGGACTTGGCTTCTCGCCGCACGGCGCCGGACGCAACTTTTCGCGCACCCAGCACCGGCGCATGCAGGCGGGACGCAGCGACGCCGATATCTTCACTGAGGAGACGAAAGGCATCGATGCCCGCTTCTTCTCCGGCGTGACGGATATTTCGGAGCTGCCGAGCGCCTACAAGAACGCGACCTCGATGCGCCGCCAGATCGAGCATTTCGGCCTGGCGGAGATCGTCGACGAGGTGCTGCCCTATGGCTGCATCATGGCCGGCGACTGGGAAGCCAACGCGCCCTGGCGCAAGAAGCGGGAAGCGCGCCAGCAGCAGGGGCGCTAG